In Psychrobacter fulvigenes, the genomic window CCAATATTGGTAAAGAGGTGGCAACCGCGCTGCTTGATTATAATCTTCCGGTATTAGAGACCAGAGTAATGCAGCGAGTTGCTTATCCTAATAGTGCTGCCCTTGGTAAGACAGTATTTGATACCGAATCGCCTAATAGCAATGCGATACAAGAGATAACTGCATTAGTCAGTGAGATTCAAACATTTTTTGGTGAGGAGTAAGTCATGAGTTTATCAGCAGGTCGTCCTAGTAAGAACGTTAAGGATCAATTGGCTTTATCGGATGTGACGGACAGTCCCAAAAAGACGGTACGCGTGAATTTTAATCTAGATGAAGATAAACACATTGCGCTCAAGCGGTACGCGCTTGAAAGCCGAAAAACGGTGACTGAGTTGTTGACTGAAATGATTGAGGAAAAATTGGTTGAGCGATAGGTATAAAAAATTCGTTTTTCTATACCTATAAAAAGGATATGTATAAAAAACTCAAAAAATTACACATATCGTCGAACGCTGTGCACCTTACTAGTATCATCAGAAGCTTGTTTTCTTAGGCCAGACGCAGAAGCAAGCTGTAAAGAAAATGCCCATGGCAAAACAAGCACTGTTTCCTATATCAGCACCATATAATAGAACCAAAAACGGTTAGCAGTGCTAAGGTATATTGCCCTTAATCAAAGCGTACTCAATAACGATTTAAGTTACACAAAACATAAGGGGCTTCTAGCCCCATCATTATTCCTATAGGATTTTTATCATGACAAGTACCCAACAACGTGCCGAACTACATCGACAAATTTGGCAAATTGCAAACGAGGTTCGTGGCTCAGTCGATGGGTGGGACTTTAAGCAGTATGTGTTGGGGACTTTGTTCTACCGCTTTATCAGTGAGAACTTTGCCAATTATATTGAGGCGGGGGATGAGAGCGTTAATTATGCCGCTCTTCCTGATGAAGTGATTACTGCTGATATTAAAGACGATGCGATTAAGACTAAGGGTTATTTCATATACCCAAGTCAGCTGTTTGCTAACGTAGCGGATAATGCGCATAGAAATGAAAACTTGAATACGGATTTGGCCGCTATCTTTAAAGAGATTGAAAGCTCGGCCAATGGCTACCCGTCTGAGCCTGATATTAAGGGTCTGTTTGCGGATTTTGATACCACCAGTAACCGATTAGGTAATACTGTTGCAGATAAAAACACTCTTTTAGCTGCGGTGCTAAAAGGGGTAGCTGGCCTTAAGCTGCATCAGTTTGAGGACAGTGAGATTGATCTATTTGGCGATGCTTATGTGTATCTGATCTCAAACTATGCGGCCAATGCGGGTAAATCAGGCGGTGAGTTCTTCACACCCCAAAGCGTGTCTAAACTGATTGCACAAATTGCGATGCATAAACAAGAGACAGTTAACAAAATCTACGATCCAGCTGCAGGTTCGGGCTCTTTATTGCTGCAAGCTAAAAAGCACTTTGATAATCACATCATTGAAGAGGGGTTTTTTGGTCAAGAGATTAACCACACTACCTATAACCTTGCGCGTATGAATATGTTTTTACATAACGTGAACTACGACAAGTTTAATATCAAGCTTGGTAATACGCTGTTAGATCCGCATTTTGGGGAGGATAGACCCTTTGATGCGATTGTCTCTAACCCGCCGTATTCAGTGAAATGGATTGGTAGTGATGATCCGACCTTAATTAATGATGAGCGTTTTGCACCAGCGGGCGTATTGGCCCCTAAATCAAAGGCGGACTTTGCCTTTGTGCTTCATGCTTTAAATTACTTATCGAGTAAGGGTCGCGCCGCTATTGTCTGTTTCCCTGGGATATTCTATCGTGGCGGTGCTGAACAAAAGATTCGGCAGTATTTGGTAGATAATAACTATGTAGAGACGGTGATCTCCTTAGCACCCAACTTATTCTTTGGAACCAGTATCTCGGTTAATATCTTAGTGCTATCCAAGCACAAAACAGAGGGTAAGACGCAGTTTATTGATGCCAGTAAGCTGTTTAAGTCAGAGACCAATACCAATGTGCTAACCGATGCGCATATCGAGCAGATCATGGCGTTGTTTGATACTAAAGAAGATACGGATTATTTGTCTGCAAGCGTTGATAACAGCGATATTGCTAAAAATGACTATAACTTATCGGTAAGTGCTTACGTAGAAGCAGAAGATACGCGTGAGGTTATAGATATTAAAGCTTTAAATAGCGAGCTTAAAACGACAGTTGCTAAGATTGATAAGCTGCGTGCTGATATCGATAAAATCGTTGCGGAGATTGAGGCATGAGTCAGTTAGGTTATATGGAAAAGCTACTTGATGGGGTTGAGGTTGAGTGGAAGGAATTAGGTGATGTAGCTGCGTATGAGCAACCAACTAAATATCTTGTCAAATCAAAGAATTATAATAATGATTATAGTACGCCTGTTTTGACAGCTGGTAAGACTTTTGTTTTAGGGTATACAAATGAAACTGAGGGTATCTATAAAGCTTCAGAAAGTCCCGTAATTATTTTTGACGATTTTACAACTGCAAATAAGTGGGTAGATTTTGATTTTAAAGCTAAATCATCAGCGATGAAAATGATAACTTCAACTGATGAATCAAAGTTTCTATTAAAGTATATTTACTATTACCTAAATTCATTACCGAGTCAGGATATAGCGGGTGACCATAAACGTCAGTGGATTAGTACTTTTTCTAAAATAAGTATTGCTATACCACCCCTAAACATCCAATCCGAAATCGTCCGAATTTTAGACACATTTACCGAACTTACAGCAGAACTTACAGCAGAACTTACAGCACGTCAGCAGCAGTATGCGTGTTATCGTGATGAGTTACTGACGTTTGAAGAGGGTGAGGTTGAGTGGAAAACTCTAAATGAAGTTTGCTCTTCTATTTCTGCTGGTGGTGACTTGCCAGAGTCTTTCATAAAAGGTCAAACTAATCCCACAGATGAATTTCCTTATCCAATTTACGCTAATGCAACGGGCGACAAAGGACTATATGGTTTTACAGATGGATATAAAATTGAAAGTGAGGCGGTGACTATTTCGGCGAGAGGCGCAAAAGTTGGATATCACACAGTTAGGCAGGGGAAATTTACTCCAATTGTTCGCCTAATAGCTTTAGTGCCAAATAAGGGCTTTATATTAACTAGATGCTTAAATTATATATTAGATATGACTCCAATTGCAGGAACAAAAGGTGGAATACCACAATTGACGGTTCCAACAGTAAGGAAGATTTCTATTCCGGTGCCTCCGCTCGACCAACAAAAACGCATCGTCCCTATTCTCGATAAATTTGACGCCTTAACGACATCGCTAACCGAAGGCCTCCCGCGTGAAATAGAGCTACGTCAGCAGCAATATGAGTATTACCGTGACCTGCTGTTAAGCTTCCCTAAGCCTGAGGTAGTAGCTCATGACTGAACAAACAAAAACCATTGCTGAGTCGAATAATTTTATCGTTTTAAATAAATATACCAAGTGCGATCAGCCTGATGGGGGGTATCAGACTGAAGACGATCTAGAGCGTGAACTACTCAAAGACTTACAAAACCAGGGATATGAGTTTGTCCCTGGTTTAAACTCGCCTGAAACGATGCTCGCTAACGTACGTGTACAGCTGCAGATCTTAAATGAGGTACAGTTTACAGATGCTGAGTGGCAGCGCTTTGTGATGGAGTATCTTGATA contains:
- a CDS encoding plasmid partition protein ParG, whose amino-acid sequence is MSLSAGRPSKNVKDQLALSDVTDSPKKTVRVNFNLDEDKHIALKRYALESRKTVTELLTEMIEEKLVER
- a CDS encoding type I restriction-modification system subunit M gives rise to the protein MTSTQQRAELHRQIWQIANEVRGSVDGWDFKQYVLGTLFYRFISENFANYIEAGDESVNYAALPDEVITADIKDDAIKTKGYFIYPSQLFANVADNAHRNENLNTDLAAIFKEIESSANGYPSEPDIKGLFADFDTTSNRLGNTVADKNTLLAAVLKGVAGLKLHQFEDSEIDLFGDAYVYLISNYAANAGKSGGEFFTPQSVSKLIAQIAMHKQETVNKIYDPAAGSGSLLLQAKKHFDNHIIEEGFFGQEINHTTYNLARMNMFLHNVNYDKFNIKLGNTLLDPHFGEDRPFDAIVSNPPYSVKWIGSDDPTLINDERFAPAGVLAPKSKADFAFVLHALNYLSSKGRAAIVCFPGIFYRGGAEQKIRQYLVDNNYVETVISLAPNLFFGTSISVNILVLSKHKTEGKTQFIDASKLFKSETNTNVLTDAHIEQIMALFDTKEDTDYLSASVDNSDIAKNDYNLSVSAYVEAEDTREVIDIKALNSELKTTVAKIDKLRADIDKIVAEIEA
- a CDS encoding restriction endonuclease subunit S; amino-acid sequence: MSQLGYMEKLLDGVEVEWKELGDVAAYEQPTKYLVKSKNYNNDYSTPVLTAGKTFVLGYTNETEGIYKASESPVIIFDDFTTANKWVDFDFKAKSSAMKMITSTDESKFLLKYIYYYLNSLPSQDIAGDHKRQWISTFSKISIAIPPLNIQSEIVRILDTFTELTAELTAELTARQQQYACYRDELLTFEEGEVEWKTLNEVCSSISAGGDLPESFIKGQTNPTDEFPYPIYANATGDKGLYGFTDGYKIESEAVTISARGAKVGYHTVRQGKFTPIVRLIALVPNKGFILTRCLNYILDMTPIAGTKGGIPQLTVPTVRKISIPVPPLDQQKRIVPILDKFDALTTSLTEGLPREIELRQQQYEYYRDLLLSFPKPEVVAHD